The following DNA comes from Brevinema andersonii.
GTTACTCGGTTTTTTTATGATCGAGGGCGCTCTGACTTACAGAGAGCCGAAGCAAGATTTGTCCTCGAGCTCCTCATAAACGGACATTATCAAGGTACAAGTCCGGAGGATTTTTATGCGCATGAGGGACTCGTGCTGCGCTATCACAATGAACGCATCCGCTGCCGCGAGGTGATCGATACATGGTATGCTTACGGGAAAAATATTCTGTACGATCTTCTGTTCTTCACCGGGCACAAACCGGATGAAAAAGCCGACCGAGACACAGCTGCTATGGTTGTGGGGCTCGTAAGAGAGGTATACAATGGAAACCAATCTCAACATAATCATCAAAACAACCTCCGATAATACGGGGCTGGAAGCGCTCGAAGGGGCGACGGAAGCGGCGGATCAATCCACAAAAAAGCTGGACGAATCCCAGAAAAAACAGGGAAAAACCGCGAAAAATTCGTCCAAAGCCAATTCCGGTCTTGCCGGTACTTTTAAAAACTTCGCTTCCCAGCTGCTTGCCGTTGCCGCCGCTTACACCTACTACAACGTGCTGGTCAAGGATGCGATCAATCTTGCCGGTATCCAAGTTAAAGCCGAAAACAATCTGCTTAACTCCCTCAACAACAGGTCCAAAGCAACGGGTAAAGATTTAGATCTTGCCAAACGCCAGTTTGCCTCTTTAAAATCCTTAGCCTCAGCCAAGCAGGAAGACCTCGGCATCGGCGACGAGAGCATCCTTCAAGCATCGCGCTGGTTTGTCTCCGCCGGCGCCAATATAGAGCAAATGGAACGCCTGATCGAAGTTACGTCCGATCTCTCGGAAGCGACAGGCACCGGGCTTAACGAATCGGCTAAAGGCTTGTCGCGCATTTTTACCAATCTCAGCGGCTCTCTCGAAGAACTGCGCAGTAAAGGCGTTGCGTTTACCGATGCCGAAATGGAAATGATCAAGCATATGGACTCCACCAACCAAAAATCAGAGGCTCAGGAGATCGTCCTCAAAAAACTTGAGGCAACCTTCGGTGGTTCCGCTAAAGCTGCGGTCAATGCATTCGGAGACGATCTTAAGCGCCTGGGAAATACCTTTGGCGACTTCCAGGAAACGCTTGGCATGCTCTGAGAAGGTGCATCAGCTCCGGCTGCCCGCGACCTTAAACGCACCCTCGAAGGCTTGATCAATGTATTTTCCTCCACCGAAGCCAAGCAGTTTGTTGCCACTCTCATCGGGATCGGCGGAGCTTTTCAGGCATTCGGGAGCATGACATTGGGTCCCGTGTTAGAGAACCTGGGGAAAATATTCAAAAATCTCGTCAAAGATATGAGTAATTTTTCCAAAGGTTTGGAAAATGCCGGTTCCGACTCGGACATCGTCGTCGGTGTGCTCGCACAAGGTTTTTCCGTAGTCGGCTCCGTGATTGTCGGTATCACGAATAATGTTATATCACTCGGAAAAGCTCTCGGATCTTTATTAACCCTTAATCCGGTTACCATAAAAAATGCGTTTGTGGATTTAGGCGAAACAATGGTAAACTCGCTTGCAAATGCCGGCAAAGAGGTTGCCAAACTATTTGATAAAGAACATCTTAAAAAACAAGGCGCGGCCATAGGCAAAGCCATGAGCCAAGCGTCCGCCCGCAATTATAACATTACTATAGATAAAATCAACAATACAACAGGAGGTTGGTCCACTCCCGAACCGAATCAGAGTGATATCGATGCATCCGCTAAAAGAACTGCCGACCTCTTCAGCCAGAAACTCAAAGACTACATGAAAGCACACGGCACAGAAATCTCTTCCAATATCGCCGGTGTGCTGGACTTTACGGACGCTTTCAGCGGTGTCTTCACTGCGGGCATGAGCAAGGAAATCGAAAACTACGACCAACAGCTCGCCGACCTGGAAAAACGCTATAGCTCACTCTATGATACGATCTCCGCCAAGCAGGAAGCCTTAAGCACCCAAAAAGTCGCCGAAGCCGAAGCCAAACAGGAACGCGAGCTTGCCGCTATGGAAGAGGAGCTGGCACGGCTCTTGCAAAGAACCGACGCTTACCTTTCCTCCGAAGAAAAAAAGAAGTGGTGCGAACTGCAGAAAAACAAAGAAACCATGAAAGCCGAGAAAGAGAAAGCCGAAGCCGCTAAGAAACTGGAAGAAGAGCGAGCCGCTTTGGATAAAAAACTAGCGCAAGAACGGGCCAACCTGGAGTATGCGCAGAGCGTTGCCGATTGGGAAAACCAAAAAGTCTCCTTCGAAGCCAATAAAAAACAGCAGCTTTTCAGTTCGTCCATGGCGATGATCCGCGCGCCGATCGAAGGAATGCTCGGCATCCTCAAAGCCGGAGCCGAAGACGGGCCTGTCGGAGCAGCGATCATGACGGGGATGGTTACCGGAGTAATCGCTAATATCATCGGTTCGGCCATCCAGCTGGCCTCCGCAGCCAACCAAAGCTTTGATGTTCCCGCACCCGTTAAATCCTTCTACACAGGCGGAGTTGTCCCTTTGCAGGAAGGGAATCAGTTCATGATCGGCGGGGGCGATGGGGATGGAGGAGCGCGCCACCGTCCGCGGCGGAAACCTCTACATCGACAACGCCGTCACTACACGCAACCTGCCTCAGAAAAACCAAGGCTTAAGCATCACCGTGCAAAACATGACCGTGCAGACAACGGACCCTGAAGACTTTGCCGAGCAGATGAAAAATCTCTTCTGCAGGGAGCAGTACTTATGACGCAGTTCGAATTGTACGTAGATTCCGCCCCCTTCAGCATCCTAAATGCCTCAGTCTTGTCCTTACCTTCCTACGAAAGTTCTCTGACCGTCGATATCGGAGGATACAGCCGCGGGGTCGTAAAAGGCTCAGGATACAACAAAGCCGCCAATACTTTTACGTTCAAATATGTGATCAACAGCTGGGACTACAATATCATCAAAGATATACAGGCTCAAATTGCCGAATACTTCACCTGGAACCAGCGGCGCACTTACGAAGTCCGCAAGCTCTATAACAGGCAGTGGTACGCAATACGGCTGACCGCGCCCAAATACAAAATGCAGGATATCGAAAACCTGCGCCGAAACGAAATAACCGTTACCTTGACCGCAATCGACAACTATTGGAAAGCTTTGCAGGAATCCGTTACTCCT
Coding sequences within:
- a CDS encoding AAA family ATPase produces the protein MINVFSSTEAKQFVATLIGIGGAFQAFGSMTLGPVLENLGKIFKNLVKDMSNFSKGLENAGSDSDIVVGVLAQGFSVVGSVIVGITNNVISLGKALGSLLTLNPVTIKNAFVDLGETMVNSLANAGKEVAKLFDKEHLKKQGAAIGKAMSQASARNYNITIDKINNTTGGWSTPEPNQSDIDASAKRTADLFSQKLKDYMKAHGTEISSNIAGVLDFTDAFSGVFTAGMSKEIENYDQQLADLEKRYSSLYDTISAKQEALSTQKVAEAEAKQERELAAMEEELARLLQRTDAYLSSEEKKKWCELQKNKETMKAEKEKAEAAKKLEEERAALDKKLAQERANLEYAQSVADWENQKVSFEANKKQQLFSSSMAMIRAPIEGMLGILKAGAEDGPVGAAIMTGMVTGVIANIIGSAIQLASAANQSFDVPAPVKSFYTGGVVPLQEGNQFMIGGGDGDGGARHRPRRKPLHRQRRHYTQPASEKPRLKHHRAKHDRADNGP